The Polymorphobacter megasporae genome window below encodes:
- a CDS encoding ATP-binding protein, giving the protein MNILPLGLALLDGGGQCIQTNAVFNETVGSDCTSGDGILALAVEDDRAQLAKAIVQVLDGTVDGQEVRLRLAARPDETVVVTLAPAPANWGFAALIAVRDIREQVRLEQQVAQATKMQAVGQLAGGIAHDFNNILTAILGLCDQLLDRHPEGTPDFEDIDQVRQNGNRAANLVRQLLAFARQQTLRPQVLDVASVIDALKPLLRRLVGPDVDLIVVNHGGAGSVRADPGQLEQVLVNLSVNARDAMSAKGRLTITIRGVPAAEVSGLGHRIIPTIDLVAISVSDTGTGIPPEIAAKIFEPFFTTKPVGQGTGLGLSTVYGIVKQTGGFVFAEPVAEGGTCFVVYLPASAAPAVVPVAQRPRQRPPLMGTVLLVEDDRAVRLVVERALRRHGLGVIALGDASTALDLIEQGETLIDLLVSDVVMPGMDGVDLLRRARARCPALPVVLMSGYAEPPQRRALVRAGVVFLPKPFSVEDLLDAVHTALAAVPLDMPRPPSIGA; this is encoded by the coding sequence ATGAATATCCTCCCGCTCGGGTTGGCGCTGCTCGACGGCGGCGGCCAGTGCATCCAGACGAATGCGGTGTTCAACGAAACCGTCGGCAGCGATTGCACGAGCGGCGACGGCATCCTCGCGCTCGCGGTCGAGGACGACCGGGCACAGCTCGCCAAGGCGATCGTCCAGGTTCTCGACGGGACGGTCGACGGGCAGGAAGTGCGGCTCCGCCTCGCGGCGCGTCCCGACGAGACCGTCGTCGTGACCCTCGCGCCCGCGCCCGCCAACTGGGGATTCGCGGCGCTGATCGCGGTCCGCGATATCCGCGAGCAGGTCCGCCTCGAGCAACAGGTCGCGCAGGCGACGAAGATGCAGGCGGTCGGCCAGCTGGCCGGCGGCATCGCGCACGACTTCAACAATATCCTCACCGCCATTCTCGGCCTGTGCGATCAGCTGCTCGACCGGCATCCGGAAGGCACACCCGACTTCGAGGACATCGATCAGGTTCGCCAGAACGGCAACCGGGCAGCCAACCTCGTCCGCCAGCTGCTCGCTTTTGCCCGCCAGCAGACGCTGCGTCCGCAGGTGCTCGATGTCGCGAGTGTCATCGACGCTTTGAAGCCGTTGCTCCGGCGGCTCGTCGGCCCCGATGTCGACCTCATCGTCGTCAACCATGGCGGTGCGGGATCGGTTCGCGCCGACCCCGGCCAGCTCGAGCAGGTTCTGGTCAACCTGTCGGTCAACGCGCGTGATGCGATGAGCGCCAAGGGACGGCTGACGATCACGATCCGCGGTGTTCCGGCAGCCGAAGTGTCCGGTTTGGGCCACCGCATCATCCCGACGATCGATCTTGTTGCGATTTCGGTCAGCGACACCGGGACCGGCATTCCGCCCGAGATCGCCGCGAAAATCTTCGAGCCGTTCTTCACGACCAAGCCGGTCGGGCAGGGGACGGGCCTTGGTCTGTCGACGGTTTATGGCATCGTCAAGCAGACCGGCGGCTTCGTCTTCGCCGAGCCGGTTGCCGAAGGTGGAACGTGTTTCGTCGTCTATCTGCCGGCAAGCGCGGCGCCGGCGGTGGTGCCCGTCGCGCAACGGCCGCGACAGCGTCCGCCGCTGATGGGGACGGTGCTTTTGGTCGAAGACGACCGCGCGGTCCGGCTCGTCGTCGAACGGGCGCTGCGCCGCCATGGTCTCGGGGTCATCGCGCTCGGCGATGCGTCGACCGCGCTCGATCTGATCGAGCAGGGGGAGACGCTGATCGACCTGCTCGTTTCCGATGTCGTCATGCCGGGAATGGACGGTGTCGATCTGCTCCGTCGCGCTCGGGCGCGTTGCCCGGCACTGCCGGTCGTCTTGATGTCAGGCTATGCCGAGCCGCCGCAGCGGCGTGCGCTGGTTCGCGCCGGCGTCGTCTTCCTGCCGAAGCCATTTTCGGTCGAAGATCTGCTCGACGCGGTCCATACCGCGCTCGCCGCGGTCCCGCTTGACATGCCCCGGCCTCCTTCTATCGGTGCTTAG
- a CDS encoding sulfite oxidase-like oxidoreductase, with the protein MADDDITAEPGFRDKLVASKQAWARAGRLLTGKDADPATDRLPPGQRLTDNWPVLDLGIQPDVPRDQWELTVGGLVETPVTWNFAALMAEPQFQDTSDIHCVTSWSRYDNRWQGVSTRHLIDVVRPKPEAAHVILHGYDGYVTNLRLADFADDDCLLAHSHDGQPITREHGGPVRVIIPRYYLWKSAKWLKAIEFVAADHPGFWETRGYHNIADPWLEQRYS; encoded by the coding sequence ATGGCCGACGACGATATTACCGCCGAGCCGGGCTTTCGCGACAAGCTCGTTGCGTCGAAGCAGGCGTGGGCGCGCGCCGGGAGGCTGCTGACCGGCAAGGACGCCGATCCCGCCACCGACCGCCTGCCGCCGGGGCAGCGGCTCACCGACAACTGGCCGGTGCTCGATCTGGGTATTCAGCCCGACGTGCCGCGCGATCAGTGGGAACTGACTGTCGGCGGGCTTGTCGAGACGCCGGTGACGTGGAACTTCGCCGCTTTGATGGCCGAGCCGCAGTTCCAGGATACTTCGGACATCCACTGCGTGACGTCGTGGTCGCGCTACGACAATCGCTGGCAGGGTGTGTCGACGCGGCACCTGATCGACGTCGTCCGGCCGAAGCCCGAAGCCGCGCACGTCATCCTCCACGGCTATGATGGCTACGTGACCAACCTGCGGCTCGCCGACTTCGCTGACGACGATTGCCTGCTCGCCCACAGCCACGACGGCCAGCCGATCACCCGCGAGCACGGCGGCCCGGTCCGCGTGATCATTCCGCGTTACTATTTGTGGAAGTCGGCGAAGTGGCTAAAGGCGATCGAGTTCGTCGCCGCCGACCATCCCGGTTTCTGGGAGACACGCGGCTACCACAATATCGCCGACCCGTGGCTGGAACAGCGCTATAGTTGA
- the dapA gene encoding 4-hydroxy-tetrahydrodipicolinate synthase encodes MFNGSIPALVTPFKDGKVDETAFASFVDWQIASGSTALVPCGTTGESATLTIDEHNRVIALTVEAAAGRVPVIAGCGSNDTATALVHMRHAKHVGADAALVVCPYYNKPSQAGLIAHFTALAEGCDLPIIIYNIPGRSVVDMSVETMATLAKLPGIIGVKDATGNLGRVSAQRAACGVDFCQLSGNDETALGYMAMGGAGCISVTANVAPALCAQFQTACAAGDYAAALALQDRLYPLHDALFSDASPGPTKYALERLGRMSIATRLPITPPSPAARARVDAALAHAGLV; translated from the coding sequence ATGTTTAACGGATCGATTCCGGCGCTGGTGACCCCGTTCAAGGACGGCAAGGTCGACGAAACGGCGTTCGCCAGCTTCGTCGACTGGCAAATTGCGAGCGGCTCGACCGCACTCGTCCCGTGCGGCACCACCGGCGAATCGGCGACGCTGACGATCGACGAGCACAACCGCGTCATCGCGCTGACGGTCGAGGCGGCGGCGGGGCGCGTGCCGGTGATCGCGGGGTGCGGATCGAACGACACCGCGACCGCGCTGGTCCACATGCGCCACGCCAAGCACGTCGGTGCCGATGCCGCGCTCGTCGTCTGCCCCTATTACAACAAGCCGAGCCAGGCGGGGCTGATCGCCCACTTCACCGCGCTCGCCGAGGGCTGCGATCTGCCGATCATCATCTACAACATCCCCGGCCGCTCGGTCGTCGACATGTCGGTCGAGACGATGGCGACGCTGGCGAAGCTGCCGGGCATTATCGGGGTCAAGGACGCGACCGGCAATCTCGGGCGGGTGTCGGCGCAGCGTGCGGCGTGCGGCGTCGACTTCTGCCAGCTGTCGGGCAACGACGAGACCGCGCTCGGCTACATGGCGATGGGCGGCGCGGGGTGCATCTCGGTCACCGCCAATGTCGCGCCCGCCCTGTGCGCGCAATTCCAGACCGCCTGCGCTGCCGGGGATTACGCTGCCGCACTAGCGCTGCAGGACCGCCTCTACCCGCTCCACGACGCGCTGTTCAGCGATGCAAGTCCCGGACCGACCAAGTACGCGCTCGAACGCCTCGGCCGCATGAGCATCGCCACCCGCCTGCCAATTACCCCGCCGTCGCCCGCCGCACGCGCCCGCGTCGATGCGGCGCTCGCCCATGCAGGGCTGGTTTGA
- the smpB gene encoding SsrA-binding protein SmpB, with the protein MARAFVNTGIKAKIVAENRKARYEFFIDEVVEAGIALAGTEVKALRQGEGSIAESYAELKDGQMWLVNANIPEFSHGNRNNHEPKRPRKLLMHAKQISKFNGAVTRQGMTVIPLMIYFNDRGRAKVELALAKGKKLHDKRETEKTRDWKRDAARIMRERG; encoded by the coding sequence ATGGCGCGCGCATTCGTCAACACCGGCATCAAGGCCAAGATCGTCGCCGAGAACCGCAAGGCGCGGTACGAGTTCTTCATCGACGAGGTCGTCGAGGCGGGGATCGCGCTCGCCGGGACCGAGGTCAAGGCGCTGCGGCAGGGCGAAGGCTCAATCGCCGAGTCGTACGCCGAATTGAAGGACGGCCAGATGTGGCTGGTCAACGCCAACATCCCCGAATTTAGCCACGGCAACCGCAACAACCACGAGCCAAAGCGCCCGCGCAAGCTGCTGATGCACGCCAAGCAGATCAGCAAGTTCAACGGCGCGGTGACGCGGCAGGGGATGACGGTCATCCCGCTGATGATCTATTTCAACGACCGCGGCCGCGCCAAGGTCGAACTCGCGCTCGCCAAGGGCAAGAAACTCCACGACAAGCGCGAGACCGAGAAGACGCGCGACTGGAAGCGCGACGCGGCGCGGATCATGCGCGAGCGAGGGTGA
- the recA gene encoding recombinase RecA produces the protein MAAALKVVGGDMDKAKALEAALAQIDRAFGKGSVMKLGSRATMEIESSPTGSLGLDIALGIGGLPRGRVIEIYGPESSGKTTLALHAIAEAQKNGGTAAFVDAEHALDPAYAKKLGVNIDELIVSQPDTGEQALEIVDTLVRSNAIDVLVIDSVAALVPRAEIEGEMGDSHVGLQARLMSQSLRKLTGSISRSRCIVIFINQLRMKIGVMYGNPETTTGGNALKFYASVRLDIRRTGQIKDRDEVVGNTTRVKVVKNKVSPPFKQVEFDIMYGEGISKIGEILDLGVKAGVVEKSGAWFSYDSIRIGQGRENSKKFLKENPDIRDRIEKAVRDNAAGIGEALMVGPSADDDTGDDEM, from the coding sequence ATGGCGGCGGCGCTGAAAGTGGTTGGGGGCGACATGGACAAGGCAAAGGCGCTGGAAGCAGCGCTGGCACAGATCGATCGCGCCTTCGGCAAGGGCTCGGTGATGAAGCTTGGCTCGCGCGCCACGATGGAGATCGAGAGCAGCCCGACGGGTTCGCTCGGCCTCGATATCGCGCTCGGCATCGGCGGCCTGCCCCGCGGCCGCGTCATTGAGATTTATGGCCCCGAGAGTTCGGGCAAGACGACGCTCGCGCTGCACGCGATCGCCGAGGCGCAGAAGAATGGCGGGACCGCGGCCTTCGTCGACGCCGAACACGCGCTCGATCCGGCCTATGCCAAGAAGCTCGGCGTCAACATCGACGAACTGATCGTGTCGCAGCCCGACACCGGTGAGCAGGCGCTCGAGATCGTCGATACGCTCGTCCGGTCGAATGCGATCGATGTGCTAGTAATCGATTCGGTCGCCGCCCTCGTTCCCCGCGCCGAAATCGAAGGCGAGATGGGCGACAGCCATGTCGGTCTCCAAGCGCGATTGATGAGCCAGTCGCTGCGCAAGCTGACCGGGTCGATCAGCCGCTCGCGCTGCATCGTCATCTTCATCAACCAGCTGCGGATGAAGATCGGCGTGATGTACGGCAATCCGGAGACGACGACCGGCGGCAACGCGCTCAAATTCTATGCCAGCGTCCGCCTCGACATCCGCCGCACCGGCCAGATCAAGGATCGCGACGAAGTCGTCGGCAACACCACTCGGGTGAAGGTCGTCAAGAACAAGGTGTCGCCGCCGTTCAAGCAGGTCGAATTCGACATCATGTACGGCGAGGGTATTTCGAAGATCGGCGAAATCCTCGATCTCGGCGTCAAGGCAGGCGTCGTCGAGAAGTCGGGGGCGTGGTTCAGCTACGACTCGATCAGGATCGGTCAGGGCCGCGAGAATTCGAAGAAGTTCCTCAAGGAAAACCCCGACATTCGCGACCGGATCGAGAAGGCCGTGCGCGACAACGCGGCTGGCATCGGGGAAGCTTTGATGGTTGGCCCGTCGGCCGACGACGACACGGGTGACGACGAAATGTGA
- a CDS encoding YoaK family protein: MNRFDRRSRLLAAALAALAGYVDAIGFLTLGGFFTSFMSGNSTRLAIGIANQTSAEPLAAGLIATFVIGVVAGSYVGVRAKARRAQMVLAFVALLLAAAAAFGIAGSTEGATIAMVLAMGAENAVFERDGEVVGLTYMTGTLVKLGQRLTTTLLGGPRFAWAPYLLLWLGLVSGAVTGALIFPLLGLGALWPAAAAALGFAVVASRI; encoded by the coding sequence GTGAACCGTTTCGACCGGCGTAGCCGCCTGCTCGCCGCCGCGTTGGCGGCACTCGCCGGCTACGTCGACGCGATCGGATTTCTGACACTCGGCGGCTTTTTCACGTCGTTCATGAGCGGAAACTCGACGCGGTTGGCGATCGGGATCGCAAACCAAACCTCCGCCGAACCGCTCGCCGCCGGATTAATCGCGACATTTGTTATCGGAGTCGTCGCTGGATCGTATGTCGGGGTTCGCGCCAAGGCCCGTCGCGCGCAGATGGTACTAGCGTTCGTCGCGCTGCTCCTCGCTGCCGCTGCGGCGTTCGGTATCGCCGGATCGACCGAGGGCGCGACAATCGCGATGGTCCTCGCCATGGGCGCGGAAAATGCCGTGTTCGAGCGCGACGGCGAGGTCGTCGGGCTGACGTACATGACCGGGACGCTGGTCAAGCTCGGCCAACGCCTGACGACGACGTTACTTGGCGGCCCGCGCTTCGCTTGGGCACCCTATTTGTTGCTTTGGCTCGGGCTCGTGAGCGGCGCCGTGACCGGGGCGTTGATCTTTCCGCTGCTTGGCCTCGGCGCACTCTGGCCCGCGGCCGCGGCGGCGCTGGGCTTTGCCGTGGTCGCCTCGCGGATTTAA
- a CDS encoding response regulator, whose amino-acid sequence MNTAAQAQSQATGSRRVLIVEDEVLIAMVLEDVLDLLGHRVVGTPSTYAEADAAIAAGGFDLAILDVNLGNDPVFPLADKLQESGVAIIFATGSHRDSLPSRFANAPVLEKPYAVQAVETALGELA is encoded by the coding sequence ATGAATACCGCAGCACAGGCGCAATCGCAGGCGACGGGATCACGCCGCGTCCTCATCGTCGAAGACGAGGTCCTGATCGCCATGGTGCTCGAGGACGTGCTCGACCTGCTCGGACATCGGGTCGTCGGCACCCCATCGACATACGCCGAGGCCGACGCCGCCATTGCAGCGGGCGGGTTCGATCTCGCCATTCTCGACGTCAATCTTGGGAACGACCCGGTCTTTCCGCTTGCCGACAAGCTGCAGGAGAGCGGGGTGGCGATCATCTTCGCGACCGGATCGCACCGCGATTCACTGCCGTCGCGCTTCGCGAATGCGCCTGTTCTTGAAAAGCCGTACGCGGTGCAGGCCGTCGAGACGGCACTCGGCGAACTCGCATAG
- a CDS encoding NADP-dependent isocitrate dehydrogenase has translation MSKIKVKNPVVELDGDEMTRIIWQWIREQLILPYLDVDLIYFDLSIENRDATDDRVTVQSANAIKQHGVGVKCATITPDEARVTEFNLKKMWKSPNGTIRNILGGVVFREPIVIPSVPRLVPGWTSPIVVGRHAFGDQYRATDFLVPGPGTLVMKFTGEDGQVIEHEVFQYPSAGVAMGMYNLDDSIRDFARACLAYGVARKWPVYLSTKNTILKAYDGRFKDLFEEVYVTEFKDKYAKLGIVYEHRLIDDLVASALKWSGNFIWACKNYDGDVQSDMVAQGFGSLGLMTSVLLTPDGQTVEAEAAHGTVTRHYRMHQQGKPTSTNPIASIFAWTGGLKHRGKLDSTPEVTHFAETLERVCVETVEAGAMTKDLAILIGPDQAWMTTEQFFEAVRKNLDAAMAAPVAG, from the coding sequence ATGTCAAAGATCAAGGTGAAGAACCCCGTCGTCGAGCTCGACGGCGACGAAATGACCCGGATCATCTGGCAATGGATCCGCGAACAGCTGATTTTGCCGTATCTCGACGTCGACCTGATCTATTTCGACCTGTCGATCGAGAACCGCGACGCCACCGACGACCGTGTTACCGTCCAGTCGGCGAACGCGATCAAGCAGCACGGCGTCGGCGTCAAATGCGCGACGATCACCCCCGACGAAGCGCGTGTCACCGAATTCAACCTCAAAAAGATGTGGAAGTCGCCGAACGGCACGATCCGCAACATCCTCGGCGGCGTCGTCTTCCGCGAGCCGATCGTCATTCCGTCGGTGCCCCGCCTCGTTCCCGGCTGGACCAGCCCGATCGTCGTCGGCCGCCACGCCTTCGGCGACCAATATCGCGCAACCGACTTCCTCGTCCCCGGCCCCGGCACGCTGGTAATGAAATTCACCGGCGAAGACGGCCAGGTCATTGAACACGAGGTCTTCCAATATCCCAGCGCGGGCGTCGCGATGGGCATGTACAACCTCGATGACTCGATCCGCGACTTCGCGCGAGCGTGCCTCGCCTACGGCGTCGCCCGGAAATGGCCGGTTTATCTGTCGACCAAGAACACGATCCTCAAGGCATATGACGGCCGCTTCAAGGACCTGTTCGAGGAAGTTTATGTCACCGAATTCAAGGACAAGTACGCCAAGCTTGGCATCGTCTACGAACATCGCCTGATCGACGATCTCGTCGCCTCGGCGCTCAAATGGTCAGGCAATTTCATCTGGGCGTGCAAGAATTACGACGGCGACGTCCAGTCGGACATGGTCGCGCAGGGGTTCGGCTCGCTCGGCCTGATGACCAGCGTCCTGCTCACTCCCGATGGCCAGACCGTCGAGGCCGAGGCGGCGCATGGCACCGTCACGCGCCATTACCGGATGCACCAGCAGGGCAAGCCGACGTCAACCAATCCGATCGCATCGATCTTTGCGTGGACGGGTGGCCTCAAGCATCGCGGTAAGCTCGACAGCACCCCTGAAGTGACGCACTTCGCCGAGACGCTTGAGCGCGTCTGCGTTGAAACCGTCGAGGCGGGCGCAATGACCAAGGATCTCGCGATCCTGATCGGACCCGATCAGGCGTGGATGACGACCGAACAGTTCTTCGAGGCGGTTCGCAAGAACCTCGACGCGGCGATGGCGGCACCGGTCGCCGGCTAG
- the alaS gene encoding alanine--tRNA ligase, protein MITTNEIRRSFLDYFGNTGHRIVPSAPLVPQNDPTLMFVNAGMVPFKNVFTGQERRPYVLATSSQKCVRAGGKHNDLDNVGYTARHHTFFEMLGNFSFGEYFKAQAIEHAWTLLTRDWGIDPNRLTVTVYHTDDEAFDLWKRIAGLPDDRIIRIATNDNFWSMGDTGPCGPCSEIFFDHGAHIPGGPPGSPDEDGDRFVEIWNLVFMQYEQVDTATRLDLPRPSIDTGMGLERIAAVLQGVHDNYDTDTFRNLIDASREQIGRDTGVSSSTPDSRVSHRVIADHLRASCFLIADGVLPAADGRGYVLRRIMRRAMRHAQLLGARDPLMHRLVPALVAEMGVAFPELIRAQSLIEATLELEETRFRSTLSNGLRLLGEATATLRPGDTLPGDVAFKLYDTFGFPYDLTEDALRAQEIVVDRAGFDTAMAEQRRAARAAWTGSGQTASATVWFDILDESGATEFTGYSTDSAQGQIVAIVKDGVRVTSATAGDKVAIVTNQTPFYAESGGQAGDAGTIGSDTVKMTVEDTSKQLGKLHVHLGTIDSGSVAVGETVTLAIDHDRRAQLRANHSATHLLHAALRERLGDHVTQKGSLVAPERLRFDFSQTRALTREELTTVEADVNRHIRENTTVSTRLMSPDAAIAAGAMALFGEKYGEEVRVLSMGLAGEANYSTELCGGTHVAALGEIGLFKIVSEGAVASGVRRIEALTGEAARVFLTEQENQLKTAATLLKSRPDEVSTRIAALIEDRRRLERELADARRASALGGGKSEGAVSEQVGGTGFIGQVIPGLDAKNLRGLVDDAKKQIASGIVVLVAVNDGRATVAVGVTEDQVSHHNAVDLVRIAAAAIGGQGGGGRPDMAQAGGPDGARASAAIDAVRAALTGVAAAA, encoded by the coding sequence ATGATTACCACCAACGAAATCCGGCGCTCGTTTCTCGACTATTTCGGTAATACGGGCCACCGTATCGTGCCCTCGGCGCCGCTGGTGCCGCAGAACGACCCGACGCTGATGTTCGTCAATGCGGGCATGGTGCCGTTCAAGAACGTCTTCACCGGCCAGGAGCGGCGGCCTTACGTCTTGGCCACCTCGTCCCAGAAGTGCGTCCGCGCCGGGGGCAAGCATAACGACCTCGACAATGTCGGCTACACTGCGCGGCACCACACTTTTTTCGAGATGCTCGGTAATTTTTCGTTTGGCGAGTATTTCAAGGCGCAGGCGATCGAGCATGCATGGACGCTCCTGACCCGCGACTGGGGCATCGATCCGAACCGGCTGACAGTCACCGTCTACCACACCGACGACGAAGCCTTCGATCTGTGGAAGCGGATTGCCGGGCTGCCCGACGATCGGATCATCCGCATCGCGACCAACGATAATTTCTGGTCGATGGGCGACACCGGCCCGTGCGGACCGTGCAGCGAGATCTTCTTCGATCACGGCGCGCATATTCCGGGTGGTCCGCCAGGATCGCCCGACGAGGACGGCGATCGCTTCGTCGAAATCTGGAACCTCGTCTTCATGCAGTACGAGCAGGTCGATACCGCGACCCGCCTTGATCTGCCGCGTCCCTCGATCGACACCGGGATGGGGCTTGAGCGGATCGCCGCCGTTCTGCAGGGCGTCCACGACAATTACGACACCGATACATTCCGCAACCTGATCGACGCTAGCCGCGAACAGATCGGGCGGGACACCGGGGTGTCGTCGTCGACGCCCGACAGCCGCGTCTCGCACCGGGTCATCGCCGACCACCTTCGCGCAAGCTGCTTCCTGATCGCCGACGGTGTACTTCCTGCCGCCGACGGACGGGGCTATGTCCTTCGTCGGATCATGCGCCGGGCGATGCGCCATGCCCAGCTGCTCGGCGCGCGCGACCCGTTGATGCATCGTCTCGTGCCCGCGCTCGTCGCCGAAATGGGGGTCGCTTTTCCCGAATTGATCCGCGCCCAGTCGCTGATCGAAGCGACGCTCGAGCTCGAGGAAACGCGGTTCCGCTCGACGCTCAGCAACGGTCTGCGTCTGCTTGGCGAGGCAACTGCGACGCTCCGACCCGGCGACACGCTCCCGGGTGATGTCGCGTTCAAGCTCTACGATACCTTTGGCTTCCCCTACGACCTGACCGAGGATGCGTTACGCGCGCAGGAAATCGTCGTCGATCGCGCCGGCTTCGACACCGCGATGGCGGAACAGCGTCGCGCGGCACGCGCGGCGTGGACCGGCTCGGGCCAGACAGCATCGGCGACGGTGTGGTTCGACATCCTCGACGAAAGCGGTGCGACCGAGTTCACCGGCTATTCGACAGATTCCGCTCAAGGCCAGATCGTTGCGATCGTCAAGGACGGCGTCCGCGTCACCTCAGCTACCGCGGGCGATAAGGTGGCGATCGTAACGAACCAGACGCCATTCTATGCCGAATCGGGCGGGCAGGCGGGTGACGCGGGCACGATCGGCAGCGACACGGTCAAAATGACCGTCGAGGACACGTCGAAGCAGCTTGGCAAGCTTCACGTTCACCTTGGCACCATCGACTCCGGATCGGTTGCGGTCGGCGAAACCGTCACGCTGGCGATCGACCACGACCGCCGCGCGCAGCTCCGCGCCAATCACTCGGCGACGCATTTGCTCCACGCTGCGCTGCGCGAGCGGCTCGGCGACCATGTCACGCAAAAGGGGTCACTCGTCGCGCCCGAGCGGCTGCGCTTCGACTTTAGCCAGACCCGCGCGCTGACTCGCGAAGAACTCACCACGGTTGAAGCCGACGTCAACCGGCACATCCGCGAGAATACCACGGTGTCGACACGACTGATGTCCCCTGACGCGGCGATCGCCGCCGGGGCGATGGCGCTGTTCGGTGAGAAATACGGTGAGGAAGTTCGGGTCCTGAGCATGGGACTCGCTGGCGAGGCCAATTACTCGACCGAGCTTTGCGGCGGGACCCACGTTGCCGCGCTCGGCGAGATCGGGCTGTTCAAGATCGTCAGCGAAGGCGCGGTGGCAAGCGGCGTGCGACGGATCGAGGCGCTGACCGGCGAGGCCGCGCGCGTCTTCCTTACCGAACAGGAAAACCAGCTCAAGACTGCGGCGACGCTGCTGAAATCGCGGCCCGACGAAGTGTCCACGCGGATCGCCGCCCTGATCGAAGACCGACGCCGCCTTGAACGCGAACTCGCCGACGCGCGACGGGCGAGCGCGCTCGGCGGTGGCAAATCGGAGGGCGCGGTGTCTGAGCAGGTCGGCGGCACCGGCTTCATCGGCCAGGTCATCCCCGGCCTCGATGCCAAGAACTTGCGCGGCCTTGTCGATGACGCAAAAAAGCAGATCGCGAGCGGCATCGTTGTGCTCGTCGCGGTCAACGACGGACGCGCCACCGTTGCGGTCGGCGTTACCGAAGACCAGGTTTCGCACCACAATGCAGTCGACCTTGTTCGGATAGCAGCCGCTGCGATCGGCGGTCAGGGCGGAGGCGGCCGTCCCGACATGGCGCAGGCCGGCGGGCCCGATGGCGCACGCGCGAGTGCCGCGATCGACGCGGTCCGCGCCGCACTGACCGGCGTCGCTGCGGCGGCTTAA